A single genomic interval of Lathyrus oleraceus cultivar Zhongwan6 chromosome 7, CAAS_Psat_ZW6_1.0, whole genome shotgun sequence harbors:
- the LOC127102623 gene encoding uncharacterized mitochondrial protein AtMg00820-like, with product MSAFTSRLSSVEIPKSVHVALQIPKWREAILEEMKALEKNKNWSVTSLPDGKKTVGCKMVFIVKYNSNGSIERYKAHLVAKDFTQTYGIDYSETFAHVAKLNTVRILLSLAANMD from the coding sequence ATGTCTGCCTTCACTTCAAGATTGTCTAGTGTAGAAATTCCAAAAAGTGTACATGTTGCTCTACAAATTCCAAAGTGGAGGGAAGCTATACTTGAGGAGATGAAAGCTCTTGAAAAGAACAAAAATTGGAGTGTTACGTCACTACCAGATGGCAAGAAGACAGTTGGATGCAAAATGGTGTTTATTGTGAAGTATAATTCAAATGGATCAATTGAAAGGTACAAGGCTCACTTGGTGGCTAAAGACTTTACTCAGACCTATGGTATAGATTACTCAGAGACATTTGCTCATGTTGCAAAATTGAACACTGTCAGAATTCTTTTGTCTCTTGCTGCTAACATGGATTGA
- the LOC127107837 gene encoding polygalacturonase inhibitor 2, with protein MISSTMQQHFSCTLLLLLILTTHHFIPSLSEKCNPHDKNALLQIKKELGNPTKLSSWNPTTDCCNGKWLGVACDTDTQTYRVTNLDLDELDLLKPLPTPPSIPNLPFLSFLTLSRTPNLSGPIPPSLANLTKLQYLYIMQTGISGEIPNTLSQIKTLLTIDLTNNKLTGPLPASLSSLPKLIGISFDGNQLTGTIPESYGSFPKSFTVLTLSKNRLSGKIPASLAKLNLAFVDLERNALEGDASVFFGSKKSTQKILLGKNSLAFDIGKVGLSKDLNALDLRNNKIYGTLPVGLTKLKFLSKFNVSNNNLCGKIPQGGKLQRFDESSYAHNQCLCGSPLGGCKA; from the coding sequence ATGATATCTTCAACCATGCAACAACACTTCTCATGCACACTCCTCCTCCTCCTAATCCTAACAACACATCACTTCATACCTTCCCTCTCAGAAAAATGTAACCCACACGACAAAAACGCCCTTCTCCAAATCAAAAAAGAACTCGGCAACCCAACCAAACTCTCCTCATGGAACCCAACCACCGACTGCTGCAACGGCAAATGGCTCGGTGTCGCATGCGACACCGACACACAAACCTACCGCGTAACCAACCTTGACCTCGACGAACTCGACCTTCTTAAACCGCTTCCGACTCCACCCTCCATTCCCAACCTCCCGTTCCTCTCTTTCCTCACTCTCTCCCGTACCCCGAACCTCTCCGGCCCTATCCCTCCCTCCCTCGCCAACCTCACCAAACTCCAGTATCTCTACATCATGCAAACCGGCATCTCCGGCGAGATACCCAACACTCTCTCACAGATCAAAACCCTCTTAACCATCGACTTAACCAACAACAAACTCACCGGTCCTCTCCCCGCCTCACTCTCCTCTCTCCCTAAACTCATCGGAATCTCCTTCGACGGCAACCAACTCACAGGTACAATTCCAGAATCATACGGCTCGTTCCCGAAGTCATTCACAGTGCTAACTCTCTCAAAAAACCGCCTCTCGGGAAAAATCCCAGCATCTCTGGCGAAACTGAACCTTGCGTTTGTTGACTTGGAACGGAACGCTTTGGAGGGTGATGCTTCTGTGTTTTTTGGGTCGAAGAAAAGCACTCAGAAGATATTGCTGGGAAAGAACTCTTTAGCTTTTGATATTGGGAAAGTTGGGTTGTCGAAGGATTTGAATGCGTTGGATTTGAGGAACAATAAAATCTATGGTACGCTACCTGTGGGACTAACGAAGCTGAAGTTTTTGAGCAAGTTCAATGTGAGTAACAATAATTTATGTGGAAAGATTCCACAAGGTGGAAAGTTGCAGAGGTTTGATGAATCTTCTTATGCTCATAATCAATGCTTGTGTGGATCTCCTCTTGGAGGTTGCAAAGCTTGA